One genomic segment of Alicycliphilus denitrificans K601 includes these proteins:
- the map gene encoding type I methionyl aminopeptidase encodes MSSITIKDAQGIAGMREACRLASEVLDYITPHIKPGITTAEIDRLGAECMVSQGTVSATIGYQPPGYPPYPGHLCTSVNHVVCHGIPNDKPLKKGDIVNVDVTVITKDGWYGDNSRMYMIGECSIAAKRLSALTYEAMWLGIQQVRPGARLGDIGHAIQKFAEGHGLSVVREFCGHGIGQKFHEDPQVLHYGRPGTGQELVPGMTFTIEPMLNQGKRDIKELGQDGWTIITKDRSLSAQWEHTVLVTPTGYDVLTLSAGSPPLPPFVKATTT; translated from the coding sequence ATGAGCAGCATCACCATCAAAGACGCCCAAGGCATTGCCGGCATGCGCGAGGCCTGCCGCCTGGCCTCCGAAGTGCTGGACTACATCACCCCCCACATCAAGCCCGGCATCACCACCGCCGAAATCGACCGCCTGGGCGCCGAGTGCATGGTCAGCCAGGGAACGGTGTCCGCCACCATCGGCTACCAGCCGCCGGGCTATCCGCCCTACCCGGGCCACCTGTGCACCTCGGTCAACCACGTGGTGTGCCACGGCATACCGAACGACAAGCCGCTCAAGAAGGGCGACATCGTCAACGTGGACGTCACCGTGATCACCAAGGACGGCTGGTACGGCGACAACAGCCGTATGTACATGATCGGCGAATGCTCGATCGCCGCCAAGCGCCTCTCGGCCCTGACCTACGAGGCCATGTGGCTGGGCATACAGCAGGTCAGGCCCGGCGCGCGCCTGGGCGACATCGGCCACGCCATCCAGAAGTTCGCCGAGGGCCACGGCCTGTCGGTGGTGCGCGAGTTCTGCGGCCACGGCATAGGCCAGAAATTCCACGAAGACCCCCAGGTGCTGCACTACGGCCGCCCCGGCACCGGCCAGGAACTGGTGCCCGGCATGACTTTCACCATCGAGCCCATGCTCAACCAGGGCAAGCGCGACATCAAGGAACTGGGCCAGGACGGCTGGACCATCATCACCAAGGACCGCAGCCTGTCGGCCCAGTGGGAGCACACGGTGCTGGTCACGCCCACGGGCTACGACGTGCTCACGCTGTCGGCGGGCTCGCCCCCTCTGCCCCCGTTCGTGAAGGCCACCACCACCTGA